CCAATAAACAGATCCATGCTGGGGAGGCTGAGAAAAAGCGTTTCCCACGGTTTCATCGCTCCCTTTACATAACCGGTCAGGGGCCAGTGTTCATAATAGAAGCTTGTAAAGGTTCCTTCGCCGGACGGCAGAGTTTTCAGGGAATCGAGTTCGAGCAACTCCGCTTTTTGCGCAGCCTCCAGGATACGCGTGTGCTTGGTCGCCACGCGGACATCCATCACACGGTGGACATCCGCTCTGAGGGCCACCTGGATGTTATCGTCCCTTCCCACCGACGGGAGCCTACTGGGCAGATGCTCCCCAAAGAACGAAACTCGCTCTGCGGGCCACTCATCTGGATAGGAACTAGGTGGAAGAAACTCAGTGGGGATGCTGATCGCATAACAGCCGCAGGTGTTGGCGGTGGTTACCAGAATGGGGCGGTTCCAGGCATCGAGGGTCAGGATTACCAGCACTCCGACATTGTCCCCCGCACCCAAGTAAAAGGGAACCAAGCTGAAGGGGACCTTTGGGAAATGTATCCGGTACACGAGGTTGGTGTATGTGCCTTTGTCGGTGATGAACGGGCGGACGCCCGCGTAGATGGCCGGTAGTTCAGTGTTTATGGACACATGCTCCCGGCTCTTATCCTTCTTGGCTTCCACTCTCCCGATCCTGTTGTGCTGGGACTGCGCCCCCTGGAGGACGAAAGAAGGTGCCATCATTGCCAAGTCAGGTGTTTCGGAAGAGGCGTCGGCAGTCACCACTAGCTCTTCTTGCACGACGGATATGGAACGACCGGCGCATCCCGAAAATAGCATGACCAGCAGGAGCAACAGGAGAACAAGCCCTGCAATCGCACTTCTGCCAGACTCCCCTCCGGCCCCGAACGGTTTTGTCGGAGAAAGTAGCGGTCCCGTTGAGTAAGGCCGTCTTGGGAAGCAAGGTGGGCTCCACCGATCGAAGCTGTAGCGTCCTCCCTGGTACGCGGCTCGCCTCTTTTCGCCCATCCGTCCCTCCAAGTCGTCGTCGGAAAATGGCTCTGACTCCACCGATCAAAAGACCTGTGGAATTTGACCATATTCTAGCACCTAGGAAGCGTCAAAAGTCAACTCCGGACTCCACACGCAATCCGCAATTCGCGATATGAACCAACCTGTCGCCCCTTTGTGTAGGGCCAGTTGTTGCCGACCCTGGCTTGCCCGGACCTCGTCCGTACGGTAACAAAGGCAGATGGGGCACTCCTACGCGCGCTTGCATGGAACTCGGGAAGAAGCGGAAGTTGCTACGAACCGGTGCCGTCCGGCCTTGGGACGGTTTCGGTTCTCCCTGTGCTTGTGCCTGGCCCTCCTTCCCTGGGCATCACGGTTCTGGGCCGCCGAACCGCAAAACCCGTCTCCCGAGGCCCTGTTGGCATCCGCCCAGGAAAGATTTTCGAAGTTGACTTCCTATCGGGTGACGATGCGAACCGCATATGGAGATAATGTCGATACGATCCGCTATTTCTACAAGAAGCCCGGAAAGATCAGAATGGAATTCATGGAGCCCCATGCTGGGACCGTACTTGTCTACGACCCGGCCAAGAAAGCGGTCACCCTGCGCCCCTTCGCATCTGAGAGGGAGCTCAACTTGACCTTGGGGCCGGGAGCCAGCCTGGTGAAAGGCCCATTGGGACATCGGGTGGATGAATCAGACATCGGGGTTATGATCACGCGGGCACGACTCCTCATGGAGCATGGCCAAGCCCGGGTCCTGGGCGAGGAAAACATAGGAGGGAGGCGGACCACGATCCTCGAGGTTGAGTCTGGTCAGGGTTTTTCCCTGGCGGGGACAACCCGCTGGCTCATCAGCCTGGACGAGAAGAACTGGCTTCCTCTTCGGATCATGGCCTACGGCGAGTCCGGAAATTTGATCGAAGACCTCCGCATGGACGACCTGGAGCTGGATGTCCAGATGGACGACAGTCTGTTTCGGCCCTAGTGGGCCTCGTGAAAAGGGGGGGGCTGTGCCTCAACCACGCGTCCCCAAAGCTTGCTTGGCAAGGCTTAGCTACAGGGCAAACGGGTTGGAGCCAGAGTCCGGGCAGTGAGGATTTGCGCCAAGGAGATACGGTATGCGGACACTGAGCGTCGTGTTTTTCATGATCCTGATCCAAAGCATGGTGTTGTGCTTGTGTTGGGCTGGCCCCGTGGATAACCAAGGATATGCTGCATTGCTCAGGTCGTATGTAAAAGATGGCGTAGTCGATTATGCTGGCCTCAAAAGGAAGGAATCTGATTTGGACGCATATCTGGTTACTTTGGAACAAATATCTCCGGGCACCATGTCCAGGAATGACCAATTAGCATTTTACATTAACGCGTACAACGCTTGGACCCTTAAGCTCGTCCTGATGAACTATCCGGTCAAGTCCATCCGGGACATTGGCGGGATATTCTCAGACCCTTGGAAAATCCAATTTGTAAAAATCGATGGAAAAACAACCACATTAAACTATATTGAGCACAATGTCCTGCGTCCTCGTTTCAAAGACCCAAGGGTGCATATGGCGATCAACTGTGCTTCCAAGAGCTGCCCGCCCTTAATGTCCATACCTTTCGAGGGTGACAAGCTAGAAAGTCAACTTGATCAAGTTACTGGGGCCTTTGTCAATGATATGAAGTCGAATCGAATTGAAGGAAGAACGCTGTATGTCAGTTCAATATTTGATTGGTTTGGTGAAGACTTCGGAGGTAAGTCAGGTGTGATATCTTTCTTCATTCGTTATTTAAAGCCAGAGTATAAGGCACGCCTCGAAGCAGGACGCGGTGATGTCCAGCTGGGTTACCTGAAATACGATTGGTCTCTTAACGGAAATTAGTATATGCAACAACGTTGATACAATATATGATGTTGTGTGGTCCTTAAGGCGAGCGCTTCTCAATCTGTCGAATCACGTGCTCATCACGTGACGGTATCGTTAAGCTAAGCTGTGCCAGCCTCTCGCATATGAAAGCCTGATGGCGTGGTCGCCACAGCGGAGTTCTTCAAAACCTAATGCGCCTAATGGGCGCTTTTCAGATAGGCGATGACATCAGCGCGGTCCAGGGGGCTGTCCATCTGGATGTTCATTTTCTGTCCCGGAACCAGCTTTTCCGGACCAGCAAGCCACTTGTTCAGAGTGGCCGTGTTCCAGGTGAGGCCCGAATGCTTCAGAGCGGGTGAATAATCGTAACCGGCGACGCTTCCGGCCTTGCGACCGTAGACGCCCCGGTGCATCGGGCCCACGCGATTGGCATCGAGGGAGTGGCACCCGGTGCAGATGCTGTCGTACAGTTCCTTGCCATGCTTAGGGTCGCCCGATGACTGCTTGGCCTGGACCGAGAAAGCCGCCAGGCACGTCAGGATCACAAAGCAAGCCAGAAGCATTTTTGCAGGGGTCATGGATCGTCTCCGAGGTGGCAGTGGGCGCCCGGAGGCGCCCACTGTGTGTTTGTTACCATGAAGCGGGTCAGGCGCCGAATTGCATGGCCTTTGGCAAGGGCAGGCCGAGTACCGATTCCAGCGTGGTCCAGTGCACGGTTTCGTCGGCGGAAAGCCTCCCAGAAACTTTTGCAAGTCCACGGTCGGCAAAACTGGGGATGACTCCCAAATAGGCGTTGATAGCGCCGAGTTCAAGGCGCAGGGCCAGCTTCAGCACGTCCTCCTGGCTTTTGAGGGAGGCAGCATTGAGTGCCTTGGCATACTCAGGCATGCTCTTGGCCTCCACTGGTTTTCCCCCCAACTTCTTGATGGCATCGATCAACAGGTCCCGGTGTACCTTGTGGTCATCCTGAAACTTGACGGCTGTCTTCAACACCTCAGGCGTGAGCAGCTTGCTTTCCGCGCCGAGCTGGTAGGCAGCGATGCCCTCGTGCTCGAGTCCCAGGGCGACATTGAGGATGCCCACGTC
The window above is part of the Fundidesulfovibrio terrae genome. Proteins encoded here:
- a CDS encoding sigma-E factor regulatory protein RseB domain-containing protein, producing MRTAYGDNVDTIRYFYKKPGKIRMEFMEPHAGTVLVYDPAKKAVTLRPFASERELNLTLGPGASLVKGPLGHRVDESDIGVMITRARLLMEHGQARVLGEENIGGRRTTILEVESGQGFSLAGTTRWLISLDEKNWLPLRIMAYGESGNLIEDLRMDDLELDVQMDDSLFRP
- a CDS encoding DUF547 domain-containing protein produces the protein MRTLSVVFFMILIQSMVLCLCWAGPVDNQGYAALLRSYVKDGVVDYAGLKRKESDLDAYLVTLEQISPGTMSRNDQLAFYINAYNAWTLKLVLMNYPVKSIRDIGGIFSDPWKIQFVKIDGKTTTLNYIEHNVLRPRFKDPRVHMAINCASKSCPPLMSIPFEGDKLESQLDQVTGAFVNDMKSNRIEGRTLYVSSIFDWFGEDFGGKSGVISFFIRYLKPEYKARLEAGRGDVQLGYLKYDWSLNGN
- a CDS encoding c-type cytochrome; its protein translation is MTPAKMLLACFVILTCLAAFSVQAKQSSGDPKHGKELYDSICTGCHSLDANRVGPMHRGVYGRKAGSVAGYDYSPALKHSGLTWNTATLNKWLAGPEKLVPGQKMNIQMDSPLDRADVIAYLKSAH
- a CDS encoding ferritin-like domain-containing protein, encoding MATDTNSLTRRQMLSGTVLSCAGIAAGALAPPVLLAGTAQAAGPSGDVGILNVALGLEHEGIAAYQLGAESKLLTPEVLKTAVKFQDDHKVHRDLLIDAIKKLGGKPVEAKSMPEYAKALNAASLKSQEDVLKLALRLELGAINAYLGVIPSFADRGLAKVSGRLSADETVHWTTLESVLGLPLPKAMQFGA